In the Astatotilapia calliptera chromosome 5, fAstCal1.2, whole genome shotgun sequence genome, one interval contains:
- the LOC113022437 gene encoding uncharacterized protein LOC113022437 isoform X7, protein MEAGHHRVFSFIMAGHLLFAILMNMLFLTVSSHEYQVQALLPPTLTVSTSLISETDSVTLHCQAPASASVHHCYFYTGEQQSNKGNSCLQTLTGTELLFMSHQRSPAEVKVRCFYTVKYGAVNSPSPHSDTSSITIQISSPELQGQGQKPEISVQHFDGDHVLITCSLPGSVKNDTRCNLYFGEASRPVLTVAIWKNSKTKTKRRFCQFYVPVADFLKHLLLVQQKDASCDYSLESEPKSLSPRSDRYNMTDILAKECTMSPCTMTTAQLSLSNPSASNNTTPVTPPSEVPKLQKPESNHTSNKKTSAESRATTTKSTSTTATAESSLTAPRASISTSTVDVSSEEVPRKTNTKSSFTLTTAESSLSSFSASTSPTSVISPSGMWTLTVVLVVVGSGVTVGAILLVLAVFRSKRRTEGYSLKRTRTSIQDDFVCMTNIDPGRMLPEGDDGAYSVITSIPDASCATGAEKLNKQERKDQDFDIYHPYATIAEKPAVPVSQDMTYSMLQAH, encoded by the exons TATTCAGCTTCATCATGGCTGGACACCTGCTGTTTGCCATCCTCATGA ACATGTTATTTCTGACAGTTTCCTCTCATGAGTATCAAGTCCAAG CTCTTCTTCCACCAACACTGACAGTGAGCACATCATTGATCTCAGAGACAGACTCAGTCACATTACACTGTCAGGCACCAGCATCTGCCTCAGTTCATCACTGTTATTTTTATACTGGGGAgcaacaaagtaacaaaggcaACTCGTGTCTACAGACACTGACAGGAACTGAACTGCTGTTTATGTCACATCAGAGATCACCTGCTGAGGTCAAAGTCAGATGCTTTTACACAGTGAAATATGGAGCTGTGAATTCTCCTTCACCGCACAGTGACACATCCTCCATCACCATACAAA TTTCCTCGCCTGAGCTTCAAGGACAAG GTCAGAAACCAGAGATAAGTGTTCAGCATTTTGATGGGGACCATGTTCTCATCACATGCTCTCTGCCTGGATCTGTGAAAAATGATACAAGATGTAATTTGTACTTTGGAGAAGCAAGTCGTCCAGTCCTGACAGTAGCTATCTGGAAGAATAGCAAGACAAAAACCAAACGGAGGTTCTGCCAGTTTTATGTCCCAGTTGCTGATTTTTTGAAGCATCTACTTCTTGTTCAACAAAAGGATGCCAGCTGTGATTACAGTTTGGAAAGTGAACCCAAGTCTTTGTCACCTCGCAGTGATCGATACAACATGACAG atATTTTGGCAAAAGAATGCACAATGTCACCATGTACCATGACCACAG CACAACTGAGTCTCAGCAATCCCAGTGCTTCCAATAATACCACTCCTGTAACCCCACCATCAG AAGTTCCAAAACTTCAAAAGCCTGAATCAAACCATACctcaaacaagaaaacatcag CAGAATCAAGAGCGACCACCACAAAGTCAACATCTACCACAGCCACAG CAGAATCAAGTCTCACGGCACCCAGGGCTTCCATTTCTACCAGTACTGTGGACGTATCGTCAG AAGAAGtcccaagaaaaacaaacacaaaatcctCATTTACCTTGACCACAG CAGAATCGAGTCTCAGCAGTTTCAGTGCTTCCACTTCTCCCACTTCTGTCATCTCACCATCAG GAATGTGGACACTGACTGTTGTGTTGGTCGTCGTTGGTTCTGGTGTAACTGTGGGTGCCATCTTATTGGTACTGGCAGTTTTCAGATCTAAAAGAAGAACTG AAGGATATTCTCTAAAGAG gACAAGAACCAGCATCCAAG ATGACTTTGTGTGCATGACAAATATTGACCCTGGAAGAATg TTACCTGAAGGTGATGATGGAGCCTACAGTGTGATCACTTCAATACCTGACGCCAGCTGTGCTACCG GTGCTGAGAAACTGAATAAACAAGAAAGGAAAGATCAAGAT TTTGATATTTATCATCCATACGCCACCATCGCTGAGAAACCAGCTGTACCAGTCTCACAGGACATGACCTACAGCATGCTGCAGGCACATTGA
- the LOC113022437 gene encoding uncharacterized protein LOC113022437 isoform X10, producing MEAGHHRVFSFIMAGHLLFAILMNMLFLTVSSHEYQVQALLPPTLTTLTGTELLFMSHQRSPAEVKVRCFYTVKYGAVNSPSPHSDTSSITIQISSPELQGQGQKPEISVQHFDGDHVLITCSLPGSVKNDTRCNLYFGEASRPVLTVAIWKNSKTKTKRRFCQFYVPVADFLKHLLLVQQKDASCDYSLESEPKSLSPRSDRYNMTDILAKECTMSPCTMTTAQLSLSNPSASNNTTPVTPPSEVPKLQKPESNHTSNKKTSAESRATTTKSTSTTATAESSLTAPRASISTSTVDVSSEEVPRKTNTKSSFTLTTAESSLSSFSASTSPTSVISPSGMWTLTVVLVVVGSGVTVGAILLVLAVFRSKRRTEGYSLKRQETCFQTRTSIQDDFVCMTNIDPGRMLPEGDDGAYSVITSIPDASCATGAEKLNKQERKDQDFDIYHPYATIAEKPAVPVSQDMTYSMLQAH from the exons TATTCAGCTTCATCATGGCTGGACACCTGCTGTTTGCCATCCTCATGA ACATGTTATTTCTGACAGTTTCCTCTCATGAGTATCAAGTCCAAG CTCTTCTTCCACCAACACTGACA ACACTGACAGGAACTGAACTGCTGTTTATGTCACATCAGAGATCACCTGCTGAGGTCAAAGTCAGATGCTTTTACACAGTGAAATATGGAGCTGTGAATTCTCCTTCACCGCACAGTGACACATCCTCCATCACCATACAAA TTTCCTCGCCTGAGCTTCAAGGACAAG GTCAGAAACCAGAGATAAGTGTTCAGCATTTTGATGGGGACCATGTTCTCATCACATGCTCTCTGCCTGGATCTGTGAAAAATGATACAAGATGTAATTTGTACTTTGGAGAAGCAAGTCGTCCAGTCCTGACAGTAGCTATCTGGAAGAATAGCAAGACAAAAACCAAACGGAGGTTCTGCCAGTTTTATGTCCCAGTTGCTGATTTTTTGAAGCATCTACTTCTTGTTCAACAAAAGGATGCCAGCTGTGATTACAGTTTGGAAAGTGAACCCAAGTCTTTGTCACCTCGCAGTGATCGATACAACATGACAG atATTTTGGCAAAAGAATGCACAATGTCACCATGTACCATGACCACAG CACAACTGAGTCTCAGCAATCCCAGTGCTTCCAATAATACCACTCCTGTAACCCCACCATCAG AAGTTCCAAAACTTCAAAAGCCTGAATCAAACCATACctcaaacaagaaaacatcag CAGAATCAAGAGCGACCACCACAAAGTCAACATCTACCACAGCCACAG CAGAATCAAGTCTCACGGCACCCAGGGCTTCCATTTCTACCAGTACTGTGGACGTATCGTCAG AAGAAGtcccaagaaaaacaaacacaaaatcctCATTTACCTTGACCACAG CAGAATCGAGTCTCAGCAGTTTCAGTGCTTCCACTTCTCCCACTTCTGTCATCTCACCATCAG GAATGTGGACACTGACTGTTGTGTTGGTCGTCGTTGGTTCTGGTGTAACTGTGGGTGCCATCTTATTGGTACTGGCAGTTTTCAGATCTAAAAGAAGAACTG AAGGATATTCTCTAAAGAGGCAAGAAACCTGTTTTCA gACAAGAACCAGCATCCAAG ATGACTTTGTGTGCATGACAAATATTGACCCTGGAAGAATg TTACCTGAAGGTGATGATGGAGCCTACAGTGTGATCACTTCAATACCTGACGCCAGCTGTGCTACCG GTGCTGAGAAACTGAATAAACAAGAAAGGAAAGATCAAGAT TTTGATATTTATCATCCATACGCCACCATCGCTGAGAAACCAGCTGTACCAGTCTCACAGGACATGACCTACAGCATGCTGCAGGCACATTGA
- the LOC113022437 gene encoding uncharacterized protein LOC113022437 isoform X11: protein MEAGHHRVFSFIMAGHLLFAILMNMLFLTVSSHEYQVQALLPPTLTRSPAEVKVRCFYTVKYGAVNSPSPHSDTSSITIQISSPELQGQGQKPEISVQHFDGDHVLITCSLPGSVKNDTRCNLYFGEASRPVLTVAIWKNSKTKTKRRFCQFYVPVADFLKHLLLVQQKDASCDYSLESEPKSLSPRSDRYNMTDILAKECTMSPCTMTTAQLSLSNPSASNNTTPVTPPSEVPKLQKPESNHTSNKKTSAESRATTTKSTSTTATAESSLTAPRASISTSTVDVSSEEVPRKTNTKSSFTLTTAESSLSSFSASTSPTSVISPSGMWTLTVVLVVVGSGVTVGAILLVLAVFRSKRRTEGYSLKRQETCFQTRTSIQDDFVCMTNIDPGRMLPEGDDGAYSVITSIPDASCATGAEKLNKQERKDQDFDIYHPYATIAEKPAVPVSQDMTYSMLQAH from the exons TATTCAGCTTCATCATGGCTGGACACCTGCTGTTTGCCATCCTCATGA ACATGTTATTTCTGACAGTTTCCTCTCATGAGTATCAAGTCCAAG CTCTTCTTCCACCAACACTGACA AGATCACCTGCTGAGGTCAAAGTCAGATGCTTTTACACAGTGAAATATGGAGCTGTGAATTCTCCTTCACCGCACAGTGACACATCCTCCATCACCATACAAA TTTCCTCGCCTGAGCTTCAAGGACAAG GTCAGAAACCAGAGATAAGTGTTCAGCATTTTGATGGGGACCATGTTCTCATCACATGCTCTCTGCCTGGATCTGTGAAAAATGATACAAGATGTAATTTGTACTTTGGAGAAGCAAGTCGTCCAGTCCTGACAGTAGCTATCTGGAAGAATAGCAAGACAAAAACCAAACGGAGGTTCTGCCAGTTTTATGTCCCAGTTGCTGATTTTTTGAAGCATCTACTTCTTGTTCAACAAAAGGATGCCAGCTGTGATTACAGTTTGGAAAGTGAACCCAAGTCTTTGTCACCTCGCAGTGATCGATACAACATGACAG atATTTTGGCAAAAGAATGCACAATGTCACCATGTACCATGACCACAG CACAACTGAGTCTCAGCAATCCCAGTGCTTCCAATAATACCACTCCTGTAACCCCACCATCAG AAGTTCCAAAACTTCAAAAGCCTGAATCAAACCATACctcaaacaagaaaacatcag CAGAATCAAGAGCGACCACCACAAAGTCAACATCTACCACAGCCACAG CAGAATCAAGTCTCACGGCACCCAGGGCTTCCATTTCTACCAGTACTGTGGACGTATCGTCAG AAGAAGtcccaagaaaaacaaacacaaaatcctCATTTACCTTGACCACAG CAGAATCGAGTCTCAGCAGTTTCAGTGCTTCCACTTCTCCCACTTCTGTCATCTCACCATCAG GAATGTGGACACTGACTGTTGTGTTGGTCGTCGTTGGTTCTGGTGTAACTGTGGGTGCCATCTTATTGGTACTGGCAGTTTTCAGATCTAAAAGAAGAACTG AAGGATATTCTCTAAAGAGGCAAGAAACCTGTTTTCA gACAAGAACCAGCATCCAAG ATGACTTTGTGTGCATGACAAATATTGACCCTGGAAGAATg TTACCTGAAGGTGATGATGGAGCCTACAGTGTGATCACTTCAATACCTGACGCCAGCTGTGCTACCG GTGCTGAGAAACTGAATAAACAAGAAAGGAAAGATCAAGAT TTTGATATTTATCATCCATACGCCACCATCGCTGAGAAACCAGCTGTACCAGTCTCACAGGACATGACCTACAGCATGCTGCAGGCACATTGA
- the LOC113022437 gene encoding uncharacterized protein LOC113022437 isoform X3 has translation MEAGHHRVFSFIMAGHLLFAILMNMLFLTVSSHEYQVQALLPPTLTVSTSLISETDSVTLHCQAPASASVHHCYFYTGEQQSNKGNSCLQTLTGTELLFMSHQRSPAEVKVRCFYTVKYGAVNSPSPHSDTSSITIQISSPELQGQGQKPEISVQHFDGDHVLITCSLPGSVKNDTRCNLYFGEASRPVLTVAIWKNSKTKTKRRFCQFYVPVADFLKHLLLVQQKDASCDYSLESEPKSLSPRSDRYNMTDILAKECTMSPCTMTTAQLSLSNPSASNNTTPVTPPSEVPKLQKPESNHTSNKKTSAESRATTTKSTSTTATAESSLTAPRASISTSTVDVSSEEVPRKTNTKSSFTLTTAESSLSSFSASTSPTSVISPSGMWTLTVVLVVVGSGVTVGAILLVLAVFRSKRRTGYSLKRQETCFQTRTSIQDDFVCMTNIDPGRMLPEGDDGAYSVITSIPDASCATGAEKLNKQERKDQDFDIYHPYATIAEKPAVPVSQDMTYSMLQAH, from the exons TATTCAGCTTCATCATGGCTGGACACCTGCTGTTTGCCATCCTCATGA ACATGTTATTTCTGACAGTTTCCTCTCATGAGTATCAAGTCCAAG CTCTTCTTCCACCAACACTGACAGTGAGCACATCATTGATCTCAGAGACAGACTCAGTCACATTACACTGTCAGGCACCAGCATCTGCCTCAGTTCATCACTGTTATTTTTATACTGGGGAgcaacaaagtaacaaaggcaACTCGTGTCTACAGACACTGACAGGAACTGAACTGCTGTTTATGTCACATCAGAGATCACCTGCTGAGGTCAAAGTCAGATGCTTTTACACAGTGAAATATGGAGCTGTGAATTCTCCTTCACCGCACAGTGACACATCCTCCATCACCATACAAA TTTCCTCGCCTGAGCTTCAAGGACAAG GTCAGAAACCAGAGATAAGTGTTCAGCATTTTGATGGGGACCATGTTCTCATCACATGCTCTCTGCCTGGATCTGTGAAAAATGATACAAGATGTAATTTGTACTTTGGAGAAGCAAGTCGTCCAGTCCTGACAGTAGCTATCTGGAAGAATAGCAAGACAAAAACCAAACGGAGGTTCTGCCAGTTTTATGTCCCAGTTGCTGATTTTTTGAAGCATCTACTTCTTGTTCAACAAAAGGATGCCAGCTGTGATTACAGTTTGGAAAGTGAACCCAAGTCTTTGTCACCTCGCAGTGATCGATACAACATGACAG atATTTTGGCAAAAGAATGCACAATGTCACCATGTACCATGACCACAG CACAACTGAGTCTCAGCAATCCCAGTGCTTCCAATAATACCACTCCTGTAACCCCACCATCAG AAGTTCCAAAACTTCAAAAGCCTGAATCAAACCATACctcaaacaagaaaacatcag CAGAATCAAGAGCGACCACCACAAAGTCAACATCTACCACAGCCACAG CAGAATCAAGTCTCACGGCACCCAGGGCTTCCATTTCTACCAGTACTGTGGACGTATCGTCAG AAGAAGtcccaagaaaaacaaacacaaaatcctCATTTACCTTGACCACAG CAGAATCGAGTCTCAGCAGTTTCAGTGCTTCCACTTCTCCCACTTCTGTCATCTCACCATCAG GAATGTGGACACTGACTGTTGTGTTGGTCGTCGTTGGTTCTGGTGTAACTGTGGGTGCCATCTTATTGGTACTGGCAGTTTTCAGATCTAAAAGAAGAACTG GATATTCTCTAAAGAGGCAAGAAACCTGTTTTCA gACAAGAACCAGCATCCAAG ATGACTTTGTGTGCATGACAAATATTGACCCTGGAAGAATg TTACCTGAAGGTGATGATGGAGCCTACAGTGTGATCACTTCAATACCTGACGCCAGCTGTGCTACCG GTGCTGAGAAACTGAATAAACAAGAAAGGAAAGATCAAGAT TTTGATATTTATCATCCATACGCCACCATCGCTGAGAAACCAGCTGTACCAGTCTCACAGGACATGACCTACAGCATGCTGCAGGCACATTGA
- the LOC113022437 gene encoding uncharacterized protein LOC113022437 isoform X6, with the protein MEAGHHRVFSFIMAGHLLFAILMNMLFLTVSSHEYQVQALLPPTLTVSTSLISETDSVTLHCQAPASASVHHCYFYTGEQQSNKGNSCLQTLTGTELLFMSHQRSPAEVKVRCFYTVKYGAVNSPSPHSDTSSITIQISSPELQGQGQKPEISVQHFDGDHVLITCSLPGSVKNDTRCNLYFGEASRPVLTVAIWKNSKTKTKRRFCQFYVPVADFLKHLLLVQQKDASCDYSLESEPKSLSPRSDRYNMTDILAKECTMSPCTMTTAQLSLSNPSASNNTTPVTPPSEVPKLQKPESNHTSNKKTSESRATTTKSTSTTATESSLTAPRASISTSTVDVSSEEVPRKTNTKSSFTLTTAESSLSSFSASTSPTSVISPSGMWTLTVVLVVVGSGVTVGAILLVLAVFRSKRRTEGYSLKRQETCFQTRTSIQDDFVCMTNIDPGRMLPEGDDGAYSVITSIPDASCATGAEKLNKQERKDQDFDIYHPYATIAEKPAVPVSQDMTYSMLQAH; encoded by the exons TATTCAGCTTCATCATGGCTGGACACCTGCTGTTTGCCATCCTCATGA ACATGTTATTTCTGACAGTTTCCTCTCATGAGTATCAAGTCCAAG CTCTTCTTCCACCAACACTGACAGTGAGCACATCATTGATCTCAGAGACAGACTCAGTCACATTACACTGTCAGGCACCAGCATCTGCCTCAGTTCATCACTGTTATTTTTATACTGGGGAgcaacaaagtaacaaaggcaACTCGTGTCTACAGACACTGACAGGAACTGAACTGCTGTTTATGTCACATCAGAGATCACCTGCTGAGGTCAAAGTCAGATGCTTTTACACAGTGAAATATGGAGCTGTGAATTCTCCTTCACCGCACAGTGACACATCCTCCATCACCATACAAA TTTCCTCGCCTGAGCTTCAAGGACAAG GTCAGAAACCAGAGATAAGTGTTCAGCATTTTGATGGGGACCATGTTCTCATCACATGCTCTCTGCCTGGATCTGTGAAAAATGATACAAGATGTAATTTGTACTTTGGAGAAGCAAGTCGTCCAGTCCTGACAGTAGCTATCTGGAAGAATAGCAAGACAAAAACCAAACGGAGGTTCTGCCAGTTTTATGTCCCAGTTGCTGATTTTTTGAAGCATCTACTTCTTGTTCAACAAAAGGATGCCAGCTGTGATTACAGTTTGGAAAGTGAACCCAAGTCTTTGTCACCTCGCAGTGATCGATACAACATGACAG atATTTTGGCAAAAGAATGCACAATGTCACCATGTACCATGACCACAG CACAACTGAGTCTCAGCAATCCCAGTGCTTCCAATAATACCACTCCTGTAACCCCACCATCAG AAGTTCCAAAACTTCAAAAGCCTGAATCAAACCATACctcaaacaagaaaacatcag AATCAAGAGCGACCACCACAAAGTCAACATCTACCACAGCCACAG AATCAAGTCTCACGGCACCCAGGGCTTCCATTTCTACCAGTACTGTGGACGTATCGTCAG AAGAAGtcccaagaaaaacaaacacaaaatcctCATTTACCTTGACCACAG CAGAATCGAGTCTCAGCAGTTTCAGTGCTTCCACTTCTCCCACTTCTGTCATCTCACCATCAG GAATGTGGACACTGACTGTTGTGTTGGTCGTCGTTGGTTCTGGTGTAACTGTGGGTGCCATCTTATTGGTACTGGCAGTTTTCAGATCTAAAAGAAGAACTG AAGGATATTCTCTAAAGAGGCAAGAAACCTGTTTTCA gACAAGAACCAGCATCCAAG ATGACTTTGTGTGCATGACAAATATTGACCCTGGAAGAATg TTACCTGAAGGTGATGATGGAGCCTACAGTGTGATCACTTCAATACCTGACGCCAGCTGTGCTACCG GTGCTGAGAAACTGAATAAACAAGAAAGGAAAGATCAAGAT TTTGATATTTATCATCCATACGCCACCATCGCTGAGAAACCAGCTGTACCAGTCTCACAGGACATGACCTACAGCATGCTGCAGGCACATTGA
- the LOC113022437 gene encoding uncharacterized protein LOC113022437 isoform X2: MEAGHHRVFSFIMAGHLLFAILMNMLFLTVSSHEYQVQALLPPTLTVSTSLISETDSVTLHCQAPASASVHHCYFYTGEQQSNKGNSCLQTLTGTELLFMSHQRSPAEVKVRCFYTVKYGAVNSPSPHSDTSSITIQISSPELQGQGQKPEISVQHFDGDHVLITCSLPGSVKNDTRCNLYFGEASRPVLTVAIWKNSKTKTKRRFCQFYVPVADFLKHLLLVQQKDASCDYSLESEPKSLSPRSDRYNMTDILAKECTMSPCTMTTAQLSLSNPSASNNTTPVTPPSEVPKLQKPESNHTSNKKTSESRATTTKSTSTTATAESSLTAPRASISTSTVDVSSEEVPRKTNTKSSFTLTTAESSLSSFSASTSPTSVISPSGMWTLTVVLVVVGSGVTVGAILLVLAVFRSKRRTEGYSLKRQETCFQTRTSIQDDFVCMTNIDPGRMLPEGDDGAYSVITSIPDASCATGAEKLNKQERKDQDFDIYHPYATIAEKPAVPVSQDMTYSMLQAH; this comes from the exons TATTCAGCTTCATCATGGCTGGACACCTGCTGTTTGCCATCCTCATGA ACATGTTATTTCTGACAGTTTCCTCTCATGAGTATCAAGTCCAAG CTCTTCTTCCACCAACACTGACAGTGAGCACATCATTGATCTCAGAGACAGACTCAGTCACATTACACTGTCAGGCACCAGCATCTGCCTCAGTTCATCACTGTTATTTTTATACTGGGGAgcaacaaagtaacaaaggcaACTCGTGTCTACAGACACTGACAGGAACTGAACTGCTGTTTATGTCACATCAGAGATCACCTGCTGAGGTCAAAGTCAGATGCTTTTACACAGTGAAATATGGAGCTGTGAATTCTCCTTCACCGCACAGTGACACATCCTCCATCACCATACAAA TTTCCTCGCCTGAGCTTCAAGGACAAG GTCAGAAACCAGAGATAAGTGTTCAGCATTTTGATGGGGACCATGTTCTCATCACATGCTCTCTGCCTGGATCTGTGAAAAATGATACAAGATGTAATTTGTACTTTGGAGAAGCAAGTCGTCCAGTCCTGACAGTAGCTATCTGGAAGAATAGCAAGACAAAAACCAAACGGAGGTTCTGCCAGTTTTATGTCCCAGTTGCTGATTTTTTGAAGCATCTACTTCTTGTTCAACAAAAGGATGCCAGCTGTGATTACAGTTTGGAAAGTGAACCCAAGTCTTTGTCACCTCGCAGTGATCGATACAACATGACAG atATTTTGGCAAAAGAATGCACAATGTCACCATGTACCATGACCACAG CACAACTGAGTCTCAGCAATCCCAGTGCTTCCAATAATACCACTCCTGTAACCCCACCATCAG AAGTTCCAAAACTTCAAAAGCCTGAATCAAACCATACctcaaacaagaaaacatcag AATCAAGAGCGACCACCACAAAGTCAACATCTACCACAGCCACAG CAGAATCAAGTCTCACGGCACCCAGGGCTTCCATTTCTACCAGTACTGTGGACGTATCGTCAG AAGAAGtcccaagaaaaacaaacacaaaatcctCATTTACCTTGACCACAG CAGAATCGAGTCTCAGCAGTTTCAGTGCTTCCACTTCTCCCACTTCTGTCATCTCACCATCAG GAATGTGGACACTGACTGTTGTGTTGGTCGTCGTTGGTTCTGGTGTAACTGTGGGTGCCATCTTATTGGTACTGGCAGTTTTCAGATCTAAAAGAAGAACTG AAGGATATTCTCTAAAGAGGCAAGAAACCTGTTTTCA gACAAGAACCAGCATCCAAG ATGACTTTGTGTGCATGACAAATATTGACCCTGGAAGAATg TTACCTGAAGGTGATGATGGAGCCTACAGTGTGATCACTTCAATACCTGACGCCAGCTGTGCTACCG GTGCTGAGAAACTGAATAAACAAGAAAGGAAAGATCAAGAT TTTGATATTTATCATCCATACGCCACCATCGCTGAGAAACCAGCTGTACCAGTCTCACAGGACATGACCTACAGCATGCTGCAGGCACATTGA
- the LOC113022437 gene encoding uncharacterized protein LOC113022437 isoform X5 encodes MEAGHHRVFSFIMAGHLLFAILMNMLFLTVSSHEYQVQALLPPTLTVSTSLISETDSVTLHCQAPASASVHHCYFYTGEQQSNKGNSCLQTLTGTELLFMSHQRSPAEVKVRCFYTVKYGAVNSPSPHSDTSSITIQISSPELQGQGQKPEISVQHFDGDHVLITCSLPGSVKNDTRCNLYFGEASRPVLTVAIWKNSKTKTKRRFCQFYVPVADFLKHLLLVQQKDASCDYSLESEPKSLSPRSDRYNMTDILAKECTMSPCTMTTAQLSLSNPSASNNTTPVTPPSEVPKLQKPESNHTSNKKTSAESRATTTKSTSTTATESSLTAPRASISTSTVDVSSEEVPRKTNTKSSFTLTTAESSLSSFSASTSPTSVISPSGMWTLTVVLVVVGSGVTVGAILLVLAVFRSKRRTEGYSLKRQETCFQTRTSIQDDFVCMTNIDPGRMLPEGDDGAYSVITSIPDASCATGAEKLNKQERKDQDFDIYHPYATIAEKPAVPVSQDMTYSMLQAH; translated from the exons TATTCAGCTTCATCATGGCTGGACACCTGCTGTTTGCCATCCTCATGA ACATGTTATTTCTGACAGTTTCCTCTCATGAGTATCAAGTCCAAG CTCTTCTTCCACCAACACTGACAGTGAGCACATCATTGATCTCAGAGACAGACTCAGTCACATTACACTGTCAGGCACCAGCATCTGCCTCAGTTCATCACTGTTATTTTTATACTGGGGAgcaacaaagtaacaaaggcaACTCGTGTCTACAGACACTGACAGGAACTGAACTGCTGTTTATGTCACATCAGAGATCACCTGCTGAGGTCAAAGTCAGATGCTTTTACACAGTGAAATATGGAGCTGTGAATTCTCCTTCACCGCACAGTGACACATCCTCCATCACCATACAAA TTTCCTCGCCTGAGCTTCAAGGACAAG GTCAGAAACCAGAGATAAGTGTTCAGCATTTTGATGGGGACCATGTTCTCATCACATGCTCTCTGCCTGGATCTGTGAAAAATGATACAAGATGTAATTTGTACTTTGGAGAAGCAAGTCGTCCAGTCCTGACAGTAGCTATCTGGAAGAATAGCAAGACAAAAACCAAACGGAGGTTCTGCCAGTTTTATGTCCCAGTTGCTGATTTTTTGAAGCATCTACTTCTTGTTCAACAAAAGGATGCCAGCTGTGATTACAGTTTGGAAAGTGAACCCAAGTCTTTGTCACCTCGCAGTGATCGATACAACATGACAG atATTTTGGCAAAAGAATGCACAATGTCACCATGTACCATGACCACAG CACAACTGAGTCTCAGCAATCCCAGTGCTTCCAATAATACCACTCCTGTAACCCCACCATCAG AAGTTCCAAAACTTCAAAAGCCTGAATCAAACCATACctcaaacaagaaaacatcag CAGAATCAAGAGCGACCACCACAAAGTCAACATCTACCACAGCCACAG AATCAAGTCTCACGGCACCCAGGGCTTCCATTTCTACCAGTACTGTGGACGTATCGTCAG AAGAAGtcccaagaaaaacaaacacaaaatcctCATTTACCTTGACCACAG CAGAATCGAGTCTCAGCAGTTTCAGTGCTTCCACTTCTCCCACTTCTGTCATCTCACCATCAG GAATGTGGACACTGACTGTTGTGTTGGTCGTCGTTGGTTCTGGTGTAACTGTGGGTGCCATCTTATTGGTACTGGCAGTTTTCAGATCTAAAAGAAGAACTG AAGGATATTCTCTAAAGAGGCAAGAAACCTGTTTTCA gACAAGAACCAGCATCCAAG ATGACTTTGTGTGCATGACAAATATTGACCCTGGAAGAATg TTACCTGAAGGTGATGATGGAGCCTACAGTGTGATCACTTCAATACCTGACGCCAGCTGTGCTACCG GTGCTGAGAAACTGAATAAACAAGAAAGGAAAGATCAAGAT TTTGATATTTATCATCCATACGCCACCATCGCTGAGAAACCAGCTGTACCAGTCTCACAGGACATGACCTACAGCATGCTGCAGGCACATTGA